ctgctccaaggtagcggtgcggtgcgatggtgtgtgtAAAGgctttaagggccctccacactcgtgcgcgaatcaaggcgcgaagccgcgagtgtggagtctagttcgctagtcagcgaaatcgactccacactcgctttcgcggcttcgcgccgcgtagtttGGAGCgctttacagtctggcaaaaaagagtagaaattaaaaagtggcaccGTAGGgttccctttcaaatcaatctaagaaaaacaggatgacactacagtgttgtaactctttaatttctactcttttttgccagactgtacagtCATACTACTCTTTGGAACTAACATTACAATCACCTTATGTTGGTACAGTATTAGccatattgtttttgttttattaagccGTTACGTTGTTAAGCTTGGaataatactatataatataaaaatagtacagAATATAAAGTGCTAACAAAATGCAATATCAAATGCCGGAACGTAGATCCGCGTAcggaaactattaaaaaaaaacccggcacACGAGAGGTTAACATTGAAAGCTGAGGACTTCCTGTCGAAAAAGCGTGGATTGTAAGTATAAAACGCAAAAAAGGAgatttaattactggattacagcacctaaagtaatttaattagtaattaaactttctTTTGctttcctctaaatttgtccttAGTTAAGACTTGAAGAATATTCATGCCCAATAAAATAACTTAGTGGTTTGTGGACtgctcgccactgatcccggtcctgtgcagtttctcgacAGTCTTAAACCTAgcgctcgcgcagatcagcgtccaccacatccgcgcATCGATACCTAGGTGAACCGGAGCACGTGCTGTCGCTTTGttcattttgttaaataagtACCGAAAAAAATAGACTAACTAGTGTTGATTAACAATGTTTTTCCATTAAGATACGGCATTCAACGTCTTTTAACATTCTTAATATCCAAGTGTGTTGCCTCAATAAATTAGTTCAAAATGTGTCTTAATTAATGTCTCCTTGGTTTTAGGTAACCAATAAAAATGGCTGCCTCTCTGTCTCTGGCAAACCTGATGCAGAAACTATGTACTACTCAATATTCCATCGGCTCACAACATTGGGTGAACGTCACACATATAAAAAATCCTGGCGATTTCTATGTCCGTCCAACAGCTTTCTGGGATTATTTgcatattttaaaacaacatcaaGACTTCAACTAGGTAGCACTGTTGTGTTTAAAtcgaaaacaaataaacatcattaagcttagaataaatttaaaagtgcaaTAATTACTGCCTTGGATACTTGCTGACtttggatgaggtcttggtggctcagttggcagagcgctggagtattgatccagaggccgtgagttcaagtctcacccaaggcagtaatttttccacttttaaattattctaagcttaataggaTTGATCGCAGACagttctgcttgttaaaaattaaataaacatcatGTTAGAGGAGTAATCAGTAACATAAgaaatgagaatgaaacaacTTTATATGACTTATTCACTCTAGATTACGGGTTTACCGAGCAGGCTgatttaataacttttttgaaACAACTATGTACTACTCAATATTCCATCGGCTCACAACATTGGGTGAACGTCACACATATAACAAATCCTGGCGATTTCTATGTCCGTCCAACAGCTTTCAGAGATTATTTgcctattttaaaacaacatcaaGGACCCCGCTGACCCAACAAAACTTCAACTAGGTAGCACTGTTGTGTTTAaatcgaaaataaataaacatcatGTTAGAGGAGAAATCAGTAACATAAgaaatgagaatgaaacaacTTTATATGACTTATTCGCTCTAGATTACGGGTTTGTTGAGCAGGCTGTTGCTATAACAAAATTGAGGAAGCCATTAATTGAATGCCCAGTGCCATCTCTCGTCTTACATTGTCAACTAGAACTTTGTGTACCAAAGAAAAATGATTCTTTTGATAAAGAAGCGATTGAAGCTATGGTCTTCTATGTAGGTGACGAAAGAGCTAAAATGATAGTCCAAGGAAAAACTGGAAACAAATACGTAGTTCAACTGATCAATACAAGCCCTGAGGACATTTCAACTATGTTGGCATTAACGCATTACACATGTTTGGGTACCGGGAACAATGTTATAAGCCGAATGCCCACCGTAGACCCCCAAAACTGTtctatacatacaaaaaacttAAAGTAGGAGATACTTTAAGTGTTAGAGTTCAATCAGGAGACTCTTCAAAAAGTTTTTATGTTTGTGAAATTGAAGatcacaaacaatacattaaagAGTTAAACAACATGACGCAATACTATCGTGCAGAGGAGGATTTTGCTGCTGAAAACTTGAAGCCTGGTAAAGAAGTAGCTGTGTTTTCCGACTCGTATTTCAGATATGAGCGAGCGGTTATAACAGATGTTATTATTCCAGGGAAAAAAGCTGTTGTTCGGCTAGTCGACTTGGGTATTAAGTCCGACATCTACACGGATGCAACAAGACTCAAAACAATGTCTAgggaatattatttttttaaaccggcAATGGCCATCTATTGCACGGCTGATGATGTGAAAGAATGGGATAATGAATTACGCAGATTCCTGTGTCCAGGACGTGAATTTGTGATAACAGTTAAAAAGGTTGGATATCAACTTGATACGCCTAGTCTAATAACTATATCTAAACCTTAGAAATAAAACATGAcggttttttttgcgtacacCTTACACTAGAACGATTtcaatagcattttttttttggcaACTGAGAATGACAATGTGTGAGTTTTGAGGCAACTGGTTAGTTATTATGACGTgatttaataacttttttgaaACAACTATGTACTACTCAATATTCCATCGGCTCACAACATTGGGTGAACGTCACACATATAACAAATCCTGGCGATTTCTATGTCCGTCCAACAGCTTTCAGAGATTATTTgcctattttaaaacaacatcaaGGACCCGCTGACCCAACAAAACTTCAACTGGGTAGCACTGTTGTGTTTAaatcgaaaataaataaacatcatGTTAGAGGAGAAATCAGTAACATAAgaaatgagaatgaaacaacTTTATATGACTTATTCGCTCTAGATTATGGGTTTACCGAGCAGGCTGTTGCTATAACAAAATTGAGGAAGCCATTAATTGAATGCCCAGTGCCATCTCTCGTCTTACATTGTCAACTAGAACTTTGTGTaccaaagaaaaataattattttgataaagaAGCGATTCAAGCTATGGTCTTCTATGTAGGTGACGAAAGAGCTAAAATGATAGTCCAAGGAAAAACTGGAAACAAATACGTAGTTCAACTGATCAATACAAGCCCTGAGGACATTTCAACTATGTTGGCGTTAACGCATTACACATGTTTGGGTACCGGGAACAATGTTATAAGCCGAATGCCCACCGTAGACCACTTAAAACTGTtctatacatacaaaaaacttAAAGTAGGAGATACTTTAAGTGTTAGAGTTCAATCAGGAGACTCTTCAAAAAGTTTTTATGTTTGTGAAATTGAAGatcacaaacaatacattaaagAGTTAAACAACATGACACAATACTATCGTGCAGAGGAGGATTTTGCTGCTGAAAACTTGAAGCCTGGTAAAGCAGTAGCTGTGTTTTCCGACTGGTATTTCAGATATGAGCGAGCGGTTATAACAGATGTTATTATTCCAGGGAAAAAAGCTGTTGCTCGGCTAGTCGACTTGGGTAGTCCGACATCTACACGGATGCAACAAGACTCAAAACAATGTCTAGGgaatattattttttgaaacCGGCAATGGCTATCTATTGCACGGCCGATGATGTGAAAGAATGGGATAATGAATTACGCAGATTCCTGTGTCCAGGACGTGAATTTGTGATAACAGTTAAAAAGGTTGGATATCAACTTGATACGCCTAGTCTAGTAACTATATCTAAACCTTAGAAATAAAACatgacggtttttttttgcgtacacCTTACACTAGAACGATTtcaatagcatttttttttggcAACAGAATGACAATATGTGTGAGTTTTGAGGCAACTGGTTAGTTATTATGACGTgatttaataactttttttatttataagtaagcATAAGTGTACAATTAAATCATAGCCAGGTTACAAGAggtaattactttttttatttataagtacgcATAAGTGTACAATTAAGTCATAGCCATGTTACCTCTTCTACAACCAAACTCTGATCAAACTGGTTGGTAGTTATTATGGCgtgatttaattactttttctaTTTATAAGTCTACGCATAAGTGTACAATTACCacatttttattgtaaggtgttgatttaagaggccggtgtcgattttagtcgcaaaaatgtaaaattgatagatttagtcggtgaaattggaCACCtcttgttacctaattgaaataacaagtactagtttctattagcacgtcttcttatcttaccttttatcagatcaatttttgaaaacagactaaattagtaatgtttgcttttctgattgacgtttaggtaaacgcgcgtaaagcactgattttgtcgctcttatatatatgtaaatttcgtaaggtttggacggctaaacatggtaattttgtattacacatatactgtacttgacgtttatcagactacatttttattattatgactttgaagtagtgtaaatgaaagttagaagaaatcaattttctccagaaattacttcaaaacaagtgacaatttctctgaaaatctacttaatttcaacgtaattttgatacttaaacaatctacaacatttgctgaaactattcttatacatcaatttgtataatttaccaccataaatttttgatgaatttttaaaaactgccccttcttttcatatattccggtgacgcacgctcgcgacctcattattaaaaaggcaagatgagaagacgtgctaatagaaaccaatacttgttatttagatattacgtaacaaaacgtgtataatttaatctatcaatttaaaatgtttGCTCTAAAATCGACTATGGCCTCTTAAGTCATAGCCATGTTACCTCTTCTACAATCAAACtctttgattataagtataacGACTGATTCTAATACGATAATCTTGATTTCAATCTCATTTATAATTGAAAATGTACCTAGGTGCATATAAATATAGATCTCTCCTCTCCTGTGGTGTTTTAGCCGCACCACACAAGTTCTCATCCATCACTGCTAATAGAGCAATGTCTGTTGATAATCAACTGTTTTTATTAGATTGTTACTAAGAAAATAAACCTCACTAAAAATTGTTTCATTTGGagttttatttatgtcatttTAACGATTACTTGCattacaatggggttggccggtcgaaataattagcagatggcgccatcatagcttgccctgtaagtctctagaattgtgtcaatttttttttaatgccctggatgccagccctttaagccaaatctcatagaaaaaggggcaagctatgatggcgccatctctgcaaacctttgacagttgccaaccccattataatattattaccttaacatataaaataaagtagACCGCCATTTCTTATAGTACAAATGACATGCACACGCCAACATTATTAacacaaaaatagttatttgttatacaagggcgcaaagttgtattttacccgcgagtgttttaacacacgagacgtaaaatacatttgcacccgtgtgtaacacaaaacttttcccctcactatagcgagtaaagtgcaacatccacaggcgttagatcatcttcatcaactggaatcactcattttttacgatactataacaaaaaactggaaattctgtactgttacgtgagaagtttttaagtaaaatttttgttgacaatgttgacatttctgacgtatgaaatgtcaatgatgcgttttgaaattgcatcgacttaacttgtgcgttcagaattatatttaacataattattaaaaaacaaacgtttattatggaatttgaaggtttatgacttaaaatcattaaataaagctaaatctggtattttttattagattctcaaaccatttatttaatgataattaatatcgaacgaaccattattatgagcgttttacgttttatttttgtcaagctacttaaacacgctccatccaaggtcaagttactttccccactagtggataaaatgcgtttttccctgcttgttttaaaggataaaagacggctttccgagctagtgaggggaaaaataataattacagaaTATAACATATTCCGTAGTGTAAAgattactagagttagaccaaccaagctaagttggcagcgattctGATGACCAGACtgcaatgcaagtgttatttaaacgtcaactGACCCCGCCCCTGgtacagaatagtagattgtgtcgcaagggagcaaaatgacatttatggcgagggcgtacattgaatcctaaacgaagcgaagtattctataatagaatcccgagagtaacgagggattctaaagtagaatcctgagcttagtgagggattcaagtgtgttacgcccaagatggaaataattttgctaccatgtgacacatactgcttttcacatcacctatgaggtaattatgatgtttaaaaatattatttaagctaaaaaaataatgtgcatttttttttaaatagtgtcttagaacagaaaagtgttactttgatccctcctagcagggaagaaaagtgccaatttgatccctcctagcagggaagaaaaacccctatttcgaattggtgatgtgaaaacgtGGTTTTTTTCCTTCTTCTCTACCCGTGGGGATATTATATGGAAATTTTCGTTGGGAAGGGATTTCACCAGTATGTGcataaaaacaacaacaataggACAAACCAACaactttattttgacaaattatttacattttcacAAAAATATGGAATGTTGAATTGCACCTTCATCTCTATGCTTATGCTAATTGACTAAATTTAATTTGCGACTAGACCGAGCTGCACTCGGGATATGCCCTTTCACACTGGACTGAAATATCAGAGGTctataaaatttcaactgtctaactatcgcggttcatgagatgcagaaTGGCtactccatttggttatattatATCCTTCAAGGTTTCAGTGGATGTCGGTCAAAGTATATATtacatgatttaaaaaaaattaaataaaacagcgCCTTGTAAAAATCACGTATTCTAATTATTTACAAGCACTATAATTACCGTACATCTGGATGTGCCCTGCCTGATACACAATAAGAAGATTTACTTACATAAGcacaaaattacaataaaaacaatattcagAAGTAGTAAAATTAAGCATAGCTATTTTATTCATAACATACTAGCATGGTATACCCTTTATCATTAAAAGAACACATTTGTCCATCACTTTAAGGTAAAGGCTTTATCACACCACCACAGGACACAAGCCGAATGTGAGAACAGCTTAAGATAGAACCAGAGAGagacaaaatatttataacaatgaGATTAGGTAGGCTATATCAGGGCCAGCCTCTGTGTGGATTTATCTTCTATTGGGTAAAAAAATGGATCTTTACAATTGGTAAAAGTCGATGGCAATAGTTTAAAGATTATTGTTAGCAGCATATTTCAATTGCTCCACTTGCAAGACCAGTCTCTTATTTGCATCCATCAACTCATTCTGGTTCTGCTGCATCATCGAGATCTGAGAACTCATGGCTGCCATCTGTCTCTCCAACGAAAGCCTCTGCTTCGTCAGAACCATCATGATGTGTAGGAAATAGTTCTTATTATCCTCTGCAACATCTGCAAGACTGAGCTCAATGAAATCTTTAAGTTCGTCAACAATACCAGAATCATATCTCGAAATCTTTTCCTTTTCTCCGTTTATCAAGTTTAGTGGTCTCCCATCATCAGGAACTCCGTTTAAAATGGGAGACTGAAACTCTAAATTCTCAGCGACTTGATTTTGAAGAGGTGTTGAAGTTTTACTCATATCCTTTTCTATGTCAAATCTTTTATTTCTTTCGAACATGCTGCTATCTTTAAATTGCGATTTATTTACATCATCTTCATTAGACTTGTCTAACCCCATCAGTACTAGGAATGAATCAGCTCTATTATCTTCAGTTTTTTCAGAAACACCTAGGATATCCTTGTTAGGTGAATCCGAGATTAGGAACATGTCAGAAGTCCAAGGTTTTCCGGGGCTCGGTTTGCAAGGTGTCAAGTGTAATTCAGTGTCCTCTTGAATGCTTATTTCATTCAATTGTGGCTTCTTCCTTGAAGGTTGAAAGGCTACTTTCTTCACCTCCTCACTATGACCTTTTAAAGTTGTAAACGGATTGGTTAAATCTCTCGAATCGTAAATCATGACTACTCCATTTCTGGTCCCGATAGCAACTTGATTGTCAGCATTTATAGCTACAGAAGACAATGTGTAAGATGTTTTGATGGTAGACACTACATTTTGGAGTCTTATGTCATATACATGAACAATTTTGTCATAACCACTGGACAACATGACATCTTTGTTAATCAATGAATATGCAATATCACTAACAGGTGCTGCATGGATGTTATCAAAAAAAGCTTTGTCCTTATTTGTGTCAATATCTCGTAGGACTACATGTCCTTCATCTGTAGCTAAGCCTAGTAACCAGCATGTTTCATGATGGAATTTCATTGCGGAAACGCTTTTCGAATAATTAAGTTTGACTGTTAAAATTGGAATGTCAGAAACTGGTCCGTAAATGACAGTTTCTCCATTATTCATGGTAGCTGCTAAGTTATTATTTTTGGCATTATAACTAATGTAGTTAACGCTAGCCTGATGCGTGGGAGTGGGGAATGTTTTCGTTATAGTCTTGTTCTTCGTGTCCCATATCAAAACATTACCGCTCTTCGTGCCTATGGCGACATTTCGGTGGCCCTCTCGGTGGAAACTAGCTGACCAGGTGTCTTTCAACGGAATGTGCTGTAAGCTACGAATGTCATGGTCTGCGGGTGTTAAAATTTCGATTAAACCTTTGCAGTTGacctgaaaataaaacaaaaacaactatAACTTCAGATAAAGGAGCAGCGAGCTTAAATGCGCGTATTTACGGTTTTTAAGCAATCTAGATTAATCAAATGATATAGTATTACCTGTAATATGTATTTACCATCATCGCTCCATGATATGTCTCTCATTAGACCATCATAACATCCGTAGGATTTTTTTAACTCCCAACTGTTAGTATCGTGAAGATGTAAGCGAGAACTAACAGAAGAgagatacatttttaattacgcAATTGTAGCTGATAACACAATTTATGGAGCGATGATTATAGCACTTAGTTATTTTAAATCATCAATATTTAGGGTAGTTTTTTACCCAACGAAAAATTTTGATTCGCATTGACATCTATCCGTGATCGTAGTTTTTAATGAAGGTAGACACGTAGAAAACGTATTTTCTactaaatacagtaaaataaaaattttgaacCAAGAACTTCCTATTACAGTCTATTTATTAAGCATTATTTAATGCATTACTTATCTGACCACTGAAGACATATTTTATCATaatcttaatttatataatattacgatttatgatatagtttgtcaaaggactgtctcatttcaaagatagacagagataatcatactatctttgtcttacactagtactagcacccaaaaaaaagtatagtttttttggttcttatttactgccaatttggtttgaccaactatagtattaAAATTCTACcaatttgcaatttttttacatgGCAAGGATATAATAGAGATGTGGTAAAGGACTACACAAATATCGGTTTTTGGAAATCAAAAATTGATTTTTTCACCTAGCAACATTTATagaatttgacatttatttgtCTGACGTGTATCTTTTGCGGTAAATATTACCgtgtatttgtatttgattaATAAAAGGCGTAATACTCCCAttcaagtaagtatttatatcaatttacACTTGGACATTTGATTCCCTCATTAAAATGTATGCAAATCGCCTGTATCTATAGTATTTCCTTGCAAACCATAACCTGTAGATACCCCTTTACAATTTCCATGTTTGCTGCCTTTTTACATGTCTTTACATCTTAATTCCAGATAAACCGCCACCATGATCACCGATATCCAACTGGCCGTGTTCTCGAACATTCTGGGAGTCTCAATTTTCTTATTGGTCATCCTGTACCACTACATCAATGCTAACAGTTCCAAATAGGTAAGGCAATAATATGACTTATTATGTATTATGATGTATGGACCATTAAGTgaattaaacgattttttttttatataaataaattaatattttgtgaaatttcCATTATGGCATTAAATTTTATGATAACCTAATGCACACTGCATCAGACTGTGCTcgcaatcatattaaatgtatgaaaccgatatgcgtcatgacacaacacaacacgacacgacagacaaatgtgaaccgagCTTAAGTCTCACTATCACATCCTCAAAGTTCTGAAGGCCCAGCTATAGGGACAaggcacactgcgtccgattcgcacgttGATACGCTCCGACGTGCGAacgggatgtcgctataatacgcgcatagcatTGTCTTGCTCAAACTTCAAACATGCGAATCAGATACAGTGTGCCATGCCCATAGTACTACTATGGTTCACAATTTGAACAGGTTATTTCTGAGTTTATGAAAAGTACCTTGCctaaaaaatactttgttaaTTTTGGACCGTAGGGAGCTTTGGGAGAATGGCGCCCAGTTCAGGGGTACTTAACCCTTTGACTATTAATTGTATAGACAGCTTTAGATGCTTTGGCAAGTCCGTCAGTATGAAAATttgatgaccggtctggcctagtgggtagtgaccctgcctgtgaagccgatggtcctgggttcgaatcccggtaagggcatttatttgtgttatgagcacagatatttgttccagagtcatgggtattttctatgtatttatatttgtctgaagtacccataacacaaaccTCCTTGGGCTTGccatgggacttagtcaatctgtgttcAATGttgtataaatttatttatttaaagattgGGGGCTCAGCAATCCAGTATCAGaaattgatgataatgatgatgattcttCTAATAAATTTCGGTCACAGCATCTGCGTGCTATGGAGTAGACTTTTAAGTGCCCCATTTCCTATACATAATGAACCCACCTAGCggcaaagaataaataatagtactactagtgctaggtacagaaggttcactctctaacaaaacacggctattacgacagatatgagcgctaggtggcgcaatcgcgtagcggtgcgcggcagctactatggctagacaccaaaattggtgtgggccgcatgtacttgtagcgacgcgacgaaatcgcggagtgagccacgcttgCTAGCGGGTAATTAGCAGTGTTGCATTCAGTTCATTAGAACTCTATATCAGAAACTACCCagcatacataataatatatggggTTCCAATGGCtaccaattgtttttgttaataaaatctTTGTTTTTGTTACAGATGCAGGTGTTCCAACATAATTTACTAATAATGT
The Cydia strobilella chromosome Z, ilCydStro3.1, whole genome shotgun sequence genome window above contains:
- the LOC134753905 gene encoding uncharacterized protein LOC134753905, giving the protein MYLSSVSSRLHLHDTNSWELKKSYGCYDGLMRDISWSDDGKYILQVNCKGLIEILTPADHDIRSLQHIPLKDTWSASFHREGHRNVAIGTKSGNVLIWDTKNKTITKTFPTPTHQASVNYISYNAKNNNLAATMNNGETVIYGPVSDIPILTVKLNYSKSVSAMKFHHETCWLLGLATDEGHVVLRDIDTNKDKAFFDNIHAAPVSDIAYSLINKDVMLSSGYDKIVHVYDIRLQNVVSTIKTSYTLSSVAINADNQVAIGTRNGVVMIYDSRDLTNPFTTLKGHSEEVKKVAFQPSRKKPQLNEISIQEDTELHLTPCKPSPGKPWTSDMFLISDSPNKDILGVSEKTEDNRADSFLVLMGLDKSNEDDVNKSQFKDSSMFERNKRFDIEKDMSKTSTPLQNQVAENLEFQSPILNGVPDDGRPLNLINGEKEKISRYDSGIVDELKDFIELSLADVAEDNKNYFLHIMMVLTKQRLSLERQMAAMSSQISMMQQNQNELMDANKRLVLQVEQLKYAANNNL
- the LOC134754130 gene encoding dolichyl-diphosphooligosaccharide--protein glycosyltransferase subunit 4; protein product: MITDIQLAVFSNILGVSIFLLVILYHYINANSSK